The DNA sequence AGATTAACAAGCAGCATCACAAGGTTTGAGGTAATTGTTGATGGAATTGTCAAAATAGGGATTAGTCCGAAGATTATCACTCCAAAGTTTGAGGTTGGATGTTATGTACTTTGTAAGCAAGTAAATTGGATGGAATACTATTGGGCCGTAAGTACAAGTCAGGTTATTCCTACGAAAGGCTGATAAAGTCCAGTTATTAAGTTGCTACACATCACAATTTCGCTACATATTTAACGTTAgttaaaaggaagaaaatttaaacaatttcaataattaacatttatttgaTCTTGTTCGAGTTAATGTGTTCCAAGATAAAAATTAGCATTTAGAAattgttcataatttttatctataaaCACTTCCAAAAAATATGTAAGTGTCAGATGAATTTAACCTCTCTTGTAGACTAAAATCAATTAACAGAActtcaaaaacttaaaaaattatttagctCTCAAATTCTTATCACTGCTAATGATAAACACTCTTCAGAGAACACCGTCAAACAGTAATAATCGTAATTACTAAGGTTTACGAgtgaaataagagaaaaatgtgACGGGTAGAATAACTATGAATTTGATTGCACTTAAATACTCCTCCCAAGTGAATTTTTACCACCAAGTCAAAACCGATTCTTCTAAACCCAATTTTATAACATAAACAGAAAATGCAAAACAACATTTTGAACAAGTTCATTCACTGAATTCTAGCATTATCTAAAAGCAAAGATTACTATAAGAATTCAAATACAGAAAGTTTGGGGCAATTGAAGCATAAGACTACTAACATATCTAGTAAAATTCCCCAAGAAATTAAAACTATGTCCTATATAATGCATCGCCAGGACAGAAAAAAAGTAGCCTGTTTTGGTTTGTTTAAGAAAACCATACCAATACATATGAAGCAAGTAGCAACCAACAAATCAGCCTGTAGTTGAGAAGCTGCTTTTTAATCTGTACATCCACCAGGAACACATTAAGTAGCCTCTACACTGCCGCTTCTCCAAAGCTTCCCTGTTCATTCACTTATTACAGAAGCAAACAATGCAGAGAAATACAAAGGACGGTGCTTAACATCCTTTCTCCAATTTTCCTTTTACCTTTTGTCAAATAAGTTATTAACTCCAACCCCAATCAAGTATAACATCTAAACAATTAACCAAACACTAATCACCAGTTCTTAAATATCCAGAGTATTATAATATTACAGTGAATTTGATATCATCAACGGCTAAAAAACTGGAAATCTGGGTGACTGACTTGAAGCTGTCTTAACAAGTTATCGGCCCGCTGAAAAAGAGTGCTAGCTAGTTGGCGTTCATGTCCACCACTAGGAGTCCACAGAGATCCTTTGAACTTGTATGAAGCAAGCCCAGAAACAGGTAAAGACATTCTATGGACATTATCCGTCTCAGAAGGAAGTGGCTTCTGAGTCTGCCTTTGTGAAcctgaaacaaaaaaaagaaggcATTTTTCAATAAATCAACTGGTGCAAATTAGAAAACGGAAAATGGTTCTTCTGCGGCATCTAACAACACTTTCATTATTATGCGGCATGCACCTATAAATGGCAAAATGTGCAATTAAATAGAAACATGTTCCCGTGATAAAAAAAAACGCAAGCCTTTTTAGTAGAATAATTAAGAACCCCAACAAATCCAGAATGACACTCTTAAGCTTAAAAACAAGACACAAATGTatcacatttcaaaattttgaaaatatcttACTAGGCCAATAAAATTGGTAAAATCATCGAAACGAAGCAGTAAAATGATTTGCGGTGGTATGactaaaacaattaatatatgCCAAGACATAAACCATGTATTCATAAAATTGTATCATGTACATCAATATACATCCTATCCAGTGCATGATGAGGAGAttctaaaataacatttttgtatCATGTATAAAGAAAGGTTCCAAATAAGTATTCAATTTAGAACCTCTAATTATGTTGAGAGATGGATGCATACCCACGCCCTCAACTCTTAATATTGGTACATATATTGCAGCACAAACAAAATAGAAATCAAACTTGGTTATAAAGCAACATAAAGCACAAATGAAGCAAAAAAATTGCTACCTCCCACAGGTGGACAGAGATCATGGTATGTCAGAAAACAAGCATCCAAATCTTTTAATGTTGGACCAGTTGGTATCCTGTAAATTGGATACCTGCAAGCAAATCATAGAACATGTAAGTCCATCGTGCATGCGTAAGCTGAATATCAAAGCTCAAAATTAAAGAAGAATACCAGGCTACAGATATCCAACTTGATGATAGTATATCACAACTTCCAAGGGTCAACAATTCAGGGAAACGAAAAGCAAGGTCCAGTATCTATTCATCACATAAAAGAAAACAGAATTAAATGACTCAACAAAGAAAAACCAGTGATAACAAATTACCAAAATTCTATTGTGAACAGGGCAAATAATATGGCATTATAGAGTCAGTCAGCGCACCTTATCAGCCAAAGGCTCGCGGCTGTATGGAGGGTCACGTTCAAGATACTCAAAAATCAAATAACCCTGAGGATTGACAGAATCTCCATCATCACTAGAAAACCCATCTTGAGGAAGGGAATTCTGGTCTCTCAAAGATAATCTACTCATCCGTTGAGGTACTTCATCCGACAGATAGGGAAGATTTCTTTGCTCCCTCATGTATTTCAATCCCCTTCCATGTAGAGGCTCACAATCACTGCTACCATCACTACTAGAGTCCCTGAAATCACTGTCACTATCCTCCCCAAGTTGCCTATCAAAGAACCAAATAATTACATTATCATACAAGTAGCTAAACCAGTGAGAACAAGGTAATATCCTCCACATCGGCACAGCAGATCTCAAAATGGTAGAAAaccaaaaatgaattttaatttaatcctaGAACATGCAATAAACGACCCAAAAAACCACTCTATTGTTTGGCTTGCATTTTCATGCCGAGCCTTTTCAAACAGTCACTAAAATGAATAGTCTTTACAAGgaccaaaacaagaaatatACCTTGACTTTACAGTTGGCTTCACATTCTGGGAGTAAATTTGGATTCCAGAGAGATAAGGAACGTAATACTGGACAACGCTATCTTTGTCATTCAGTACAAGCGGAACTCCAGCGCCATACGCACTCCACTCGCGGAAGGACTCCCACAAATCACCAAGAACAAAGTAGGGCTGAGACTCCTCATCGCACGCCCTAAGTCCTCTCGTCGTCCTCTGCAAGATCCAAGAAAAACTTTTACACTTAACAGTTCCACACACACAAAGGAAAACCTAATTCATAATAATggcattattttctttttcttttcaaagcaCGAAAACTTTGCTTCTTTTCTTATTAACTCTcaccaaaaaatccaatccatggtCCCTTCCATAATCAAACACGGCCATAAAAGCTAAACCTTCCACCCATTGAATGCAGCCGTAGCAAACAAAGACAGGAACTTTAAATCAATTTCCAATAACCCAAAAAACcaaattctaataaaataaacacgATTTCACCAACAACCCCGTCAGAAACTTTTTCAAAACACTTGCTACAGTGACTCAAAAGCAAACCTTAGGAAGATACTGAGCAGGCACAGAGGGCGTGATCGCCTGCAAGAACCGCTCCAGATTACTCAACCGGGTCACGACCGGTTCACACGAAGGCACCGCGCCACTCTTCTTCGCCTCCTCCTCATCCGACCCGACCCGGTTCTCCGGTACCCGGTTACCCAAATCCACCGATTTGTCTCTCCCGGTGACATCGCTGTGGGCCCTACGCAGCTTATCGTTCTCCATGGTGTGAAACGGCCGGCGAGCCTTCGCCGGAGAATAGAACCGATCCTCTCCGCGAGCGCGCCCGAAGTTCAAGCCAGTACCCAACATTCCTATGCCCAATAAAAAGGAAGGAAAAACGTGACCCAGGAAACAAAAACGGAGCTTTTTTTGGTGGGTGTTGGATAAACCTCGAGTGTGGTCAACGGTGTTTGGGATGCGGTGAAATGGTTGGGAATTGGATGGGAAACGATGAGGATCTGTGTTAGAGATTCTAGGGTTTGGGGAAACGGGGAAAAGGGTGGGTTGTTTTTGTTATGAGGAAGAAGGGTTTGTGAGTAGAGAGGAGTTGTTTCTGTGAATCGGAAAGAAGGAAAGAAATAGAAAGGGATGGGTCTTTGAGTTATATAAAACAACCAATGTATTCCAACATTTCTCTattctttttatctctttttattcttttttattttattttatttgttttatttatttctattggTCTCACATGGTCTAATTTATTGTACCATTTTATTATGTCTTTCCACTCATTCCATCTCTCACTCAATATATTAAATGATAGGTATAATGAcacactttttatttaatatttttgtttattaaaatgaCACTTGTTTAATATAAATAGTAGCTTATTATAATTGGTGTGTATAGAGGTGTTAATTACGTGAATGGCATTTTTTCCTGAATAAAGTGGCGAACGTGGAGGTAGTCAGGGAATGGATCTGGTCGTTGGATGCTGGAAGAAGCAGGTGGGGCAGAGGGTAGAACAGTAATTTCAATTGAGGGCTAAGTGGAACTGGTGCCAGGGACGACGAAACCATTGAAAACGGAAGATGTAATTATATAATGACCCACCGTAAACTCAacctttccttttttttctattttataagtgatttatcatttttttattttttttattttaaactcattttaaaaatactatttcaaaaattatcaaaatttaggtATTAAATATTGGCATAGGTTATTCACCTAAGACCTTAATTAAGtctcaatttataaaataattaagaaattttaatgaataattgaTGAGTTatctttttaatgaaaataatataattaaagagaATTCAATTCACATGATATcacattcaatttaaaattaaaaataataaatttatgtgtgtttttttatatgatattcaagttttttaatacttaaattattaacaataaaagttatgtttaataataataacacataTTGATAAAAGTAACTCAAGAAATTAAGAGTTAttcaatttaaagaaaaaagaattgaaTAACTGAAGAGATTAAGTATTCttcaagttttaaaattaaaaaaaatgtatttaatgttattttaaatctaTGGACGAAAGAGAAtgacataataaatatttgtacttcaacttttttattttctttatatgagGCAAAAGTCGTAAATGTATTTATTGTAATACCATCTTCTCATTTGTTTAAAAGAATACGTTTCTGTCTtcttttaaacataaataagttttaattgtttttatttcatttaatgatattttatttattttctaaatttaactaATATGGTTTTATATGTTCTTTGTTTtaggataatttttttaagaaaatactaGAAAGTAGTAAATGTTAATATATGTgtgaactttttttttcctatattatttagttttactTAAATCACTTtgtggattaaatatgttttttctccttcaagttttagtgaattttagaattagtctctctttaaaactttatactaatttatCATTTCtggaaatacgtgaatttaattcattttaccaaattttgttatatttatttgacattttaaacgtattttatgataatatttaaattaacattgaaatgaaaatgtgtcaaatagtgtaaacaatttaaatattatcataaaatacgtttgaaacgtaagataaatttaacaaaatttagttaaaatggctaaattcacacatttttaaagataaataactaaattggtcaaaatttatatttaactattactttgtgtttagggtttagagtagaaaaaatacatttttataaatcattttcattacTTAGaaccttttaaaatttataataaaagtgtGTACATTTACAAAAAATAGTCCAAAGATCTAacttataaaaaacacatataCAATAACATTGTTTTGGGAATCGAATATTTTCACAAGTtattcacataaaaatataataataataataataataataataataataataataataataataataatctatgatttatttattaataatgttaaCAAGCGTTTCAGTATTGAATAAAGCTCATTAATATGTTTCGAATTTTAAATAAGtgtttaattaattgtaatattaaataaagggttaaatttatatgtaatccttaaatttgagtgaaaattgaaatttatcttttttttaaattttaaatcaatttagtctGTCCTCTTTAAAAGTTAGGTAGATTTAAGtcctttttaaataaatttgtcaagtttatttaacattttaaacgtgtttctcgatagtatttaaattgtttacattatttaactcatttttcactttaatattAGCTGAAGAACGTATTTGAAACATCAACTGAACttgaaaaaatatgattataagGACTAAATACACATATTTCTAAAGTTGAGGGATGAAATTAGTCTAAAGTTTTGGAGAGagactattttcaattttcactgaaaattaaggaaccaaaaatatatttaatccttaactAAATGTTGACTCCATTatcataaatgtaattttattttatttaaaggacaaaaatattcataaataaatacaactataataataatttatttgatacacaattataaaaattatatatataattaaataataaaaaaaatatattttaattttgttaaaatttaaattgaattaaacgtaaaaaaagaaaattaatttgaaaagtaaCAATAAGTATTTTTGAAGAATTTCATGTCAAAGTGCaaagattataaattataaatttgtgcAAAAACCAAAAATCGTATATTtcaaatgtttaaattattagaGAGATACTTTTTTTCACtccttcaaaataattattttttacattaaattattttaaaatttttattttattaaaatatagttatttattatttaataatttttaacttttaatagaTTTATATCaaatagattattaattaaaattgtatttatttttgaattttttatccatcacttaaaatgaaattatatttatgataattgagtcaaaattatttaatgttattgataattatgccattttcataaaatttaaaatatattatatatctttaacCAGTGTTTTTAGATACTGATActctttatttataaataacaatagaaaaattacatattttaatcatggtATTTTGTGCTTATTAACAGTGTTGACTTATTGAATGGAACCGCTTACGTTTAAATATCGTAATACATTATTCAATGTGTAGCACAATCTAACTAAATTGATAGTATCTTTTTTGGAACGTTTTATACATTTTCTTTATCAAAcgttcattttttgttttctttattaaatattacaaatgtgtgttttcaataattaaattttattgataataaaattaaatatagtataGCAACAGTATTATttagaactttaacaaaattaattattcttatctGTACGTGCGATCACGTCAAAAATGTCTTAAAATAAGAATTGTTTATAATCAAGACTTAAAAATCACTACTGAATTTTGTatacatcatttttttaaaaatttgttaaaaaagtttataaaaaaatatttattgttattttttctaaaaattttaattcatgaattatttttttagatgatattttttcaaaattataaaattcataaatatttttattataaaattttatataaaaagtattttatacaacatattttgtaaaataaataataacaattctttacaaaatatttttcataacaaaattaaaaaatttaaaagtatttcttataaaaagtTGACAAACGTATTAAATATGCTTGttttattagtaaataaaattattgttttaattcttgCATTTACATCCTTCAATGAAGTTTTTcgataaatattcatatttgttggagttcttaaaataaaattaaaattgaaagtataaataatttttttgaggTTCATACGAAACTCATCAaagtttttgttgatttttattttacaacaaaaatatatttatttaaatttttaaaaattatatttgctacaacaataatgttataattttttttgaggTTGTAAAGTTGGAGATGTTGTATTAATGATGTGAGGGGATAATTtattgaaagtttaaaaaatatttaatgttatctTGAAATTCATTGATGAAAGAGAacgaaaatataaatatttatcgttcaacttgttttattttctttgaaatttatGTATGAAAGAGACTGAAATGATAAATATTCACCCTTTCAACTTCTGTTATTTTCCTTATATGGGTGGAAATCATAAGTGACTTTATTGTATTGgttaattcaataaatatactttaattttgtttaagtcAATTTGTAGTTTTTagattatattaagaaaatggGGATACTCTTTCTTGTTCGGTGCagggtttttattatttatagattACTAAAGAGTAACAAATgctacatttattaaataagagGTAAAACTTAGCAAATTTTGtggtttttaataattttaatcagTATATATTTAGAAGAATGTGCTTATAAGATTTCTCTTCAGAATAACGCAACATAATTGTTTTGTCTCAGTTtctaaaatgttaaaatgtttttcaatGATGTTTATCTAGTTTTAATATTGAAGCATGAAAGTTGGTGGTATTTCTTTGACACAGTCATTTATCGATATTGtttattaattcattctaaATAAATTAGATTGGATCTAATCAAACAATTCATTAtgttgaaaaattgaaaagaatatATGTTATAAATTACATGAGATCATTACAAactatttaaaatcaaataaaaaacactgAGTATAGACATAACtgattttttcataataaattgatttgaaagaaaaagacaagtattaaagataagaatataattaagaatactATTAATATGAATgcagaaaaatcaattaaatcactaGAAACTATTCTTAAATAATCAATAAcacattacaaaatatttttaataataaatttatttgaaagaaaaagataaattttcaagataaaaatattattgaaataactatgaaaaaattatttatgata is a window from the Vigna unguiculata cultivar IT97K-499-35 chromosome 7, ASM411807v1, whole genome shotgun sequence genome containing:
- the LOC114191965 gene encoding uncharacterized protein LOC114191965; this translates as MLGTGLNFGRARGEDRFYSPAKARRPFHTMENDKLRRAHSDVTGRDKSVDLGNRVPENRVGSDEEEAKKSGAVPSCEPVVTRLSNLERFLQAITPSVPAQYLPKRTTRGLRACDEESQPYFVLGDLWESFREWSAYGAGVPLVLNDKDSVVQYYVPYLSGIQIYSQNVKPTVKSRQLGEDSDSDFRDSSSDGSSDCEPLHGRGLKYMREQRNLPYLSDEVPQRMSRLSLRDQNSLPQDGFSSDDGDSVNPQGYLIFEYLERDPPYSREPLADKILDLAFRFPELLTLGSCDILSSSWISVAWYPIYRIPTGPTLKDLDACFLTYHDLCPPVGGSQRQTQKPLPSETDNVHRMSLPVSGLASYKFKGSLWTPSGGHERQLASTLFQRADNLLRQLQVSHPDFQFFSR